The proteins below are encoded in one region of Streptomyces roseirectus:
- a CDS encoding bifunctional 3-(3-hydroxy-phenyl)propionate/3-hydroxycinnamic acid hydroxylase: MTVDEAARVPVVIVGAGPVGVTAALLLARRGVRSVVLERHQDVYPLPRAVAADDEVRRILQAAGVGEEFTAISRPAKGLRLLDARHRVMAEFPRTRHGLHGYPQTSMFDQPELERVLRDALARRPECELRGGVEVTGVGPDSAGPVRVTYRDGTGDHELWADAVLGCDGAGSLTREAIGGAWEDLRFEERWTVIDVDTTGPVRCWEGVDQICDPARPATFMRVSENRYRWEFRLGEGQETVRELVTPWLPPSYDGDFEVVRETRYTFRARVADRWRDGRVFLLGDAAHLTPPFVGQGLCSGLRDAYNLTWKLARVLQQGGDERLLDTYESERKPHARHVVRLAVAMGWAMTGGQDGAAALRRRALAAACRIPGLTELAGRDLSPPLTAGPLVWRGVRRRLAGTHCPQPWVSVDGRRTRLDELLGDSFTVLTATEPGPSLTALAHSLGIRARCVADLGDDGTLAAWLRGGRADAVLVRPDRVVLDVLPSGGQDFTSTAAWASLLHTTRRPVPSGRTAPKRLSRSTTR; this comes from the coding sequence ATGACCGTCGATGAAGCCGCACGTGTGCCCGTCGTGATCGTCGGGGCCGGGCCGGTGGGCGTGACCGCCGCCCTTCTCCTGGCCCGGCGCGGCGTCCGCAGCGTCGTCCTCGAACGCCACCAGGACGTCTACCCCCTCCCCCGCGCCGTCGCGGCCGATGACGAGGTCCGCCGGATCCTCCAAGCGGCGGGCGTCGGTGAGGAGTTCACCGCGATCTCCCGCCCGGCGAAGGGACTGCGGCTGCTGGACGCCCGGCACCGGGTGATGGCAGAGTTCCCGCGCACCCGGCACGGCCTGCACGGCTACCCGCAGACCAGCATGTTCGACCAGCCCGAGCTGGAACGCGTACTGCGCGACGCCCTGGCCCGGCGCCCCGAGTGCGAACTGCGCGGTGGTGTGGAGGTCACCGGCGTCGGCCCCGACTCCGCCGGCCCCGTCCGTGTCACCTACCGCGACGGCACCGGCGACCACGAGCTGTGGGCCGACGCGGTCCTCGGCTGCGACGGCGCGGGCAGCCTCACCCGCGAGGCGATCGGCGGCGCGTGGGAGGACCTGCGCTTCGAGGAACGCTGGACGGTCATCGACGTCGACACGACGGGCCCCGTCCGCTGCTGGGAAGGCGTCGACCAGATCTGCGACCCGGCCCGTCCGGCCACCTTCATGCGCGTGAGCGAGAACCGCTACCGCTGGGAGTTCAGGCTCGGGGAAGGACAAGAGACGGTCCGTGAGCTGGTCACCCCGTGGCTGCCGCCCTCGTACGACGGTGACTTCGAGGTCGTCCGCGAGACGCGGTACACCTTCCGGGCCCGCGTCGCCGACCGCTGGCGCGACGGACGGGTCTTCCTGCTCGGCGACGCCGCCCACCTCACCCCGCCGTTCGTCGGCCAGGGCCTGTGCTCAGGGCTGCGGGACGCCTACAACCTCACCTGGAAACTCGCCCGCGTCCTCCAGCAGGGCGGCGACGAACGGCTGTTGGACACCTACGAGAGCGAACGCAAGCCGCACGCACGGCATGTGGTCCGCCTCGCGGTCGCCATGGGCTGGGCCATGACCGGCGGCCAGGACGGTGCCGCCGCGCTCCGCCGGCGGGCGCTGGCCGCCGCCTGCCGCATACCCGGCCTGACCGAGCTGGCCGGCCGCGACCTCAGCCCGCCCCTGACCGCCGGACCGCTGGTGTGGCGCGGGGTCCGCCGACGCCTGGCGGGCACGCACTGCCCCCAACCGTGGGTGAGCGTCGACGGACGGCGTACCCGTCTCGACGAACTGCTCGGCGACTCCTTCACCGTACTGACCGCCACCGAACCCGGCCCCTCCCTGACCGCGCTCGCCCACAGCCTCGGCATACGCGCGCGCTGCGTGGCCGACCTCGGTGACGACGGCACCCTCGCGGCCTGGCTGCGCGGCGGACGCGCGGACGCGGTCCTGGTGCGGCCCGACCGCGTCGTGCTGGACGTCCTCCCCTCGGGCGGTCAGGACTTCACGTCGACCGCCGCCTGGGCCTCCCTGCTGCACACCACCCGGCGCCCCGTCCCTTCCGGGCGGACGGCCCCGAAACGCCTGTCGAGGAGTACGACGCGATGA
- a CDS encoding fumarylacetoacetate hydrolase family protein encodes MSTNVLRTADGWWAVLGDRAVPVETKAATTAELLADRDAVREAALSGEAGTPVADLAALSPVTTPCRVVAQMVNYRSHARDSGFTGDIPPAFFRKASGSVSGPGDAVVRPSHVKFLDYEIELGLVMGAPLPVGTVVEERDLPSYVAGLVITNDVSAREVQLTKTQFYESKSYPTFTPTGPYLSLLEPEDFAHLLDLRLRLSVNGEPRQDRTLADMIVRPARALTLLARFQTLDAGDLLLTGTPGGTALKAPPKAVEKIGALLPPAVKWKAFFRSQAKNPHYLNPGDVITATIATPDGRIDLGEQRTPVAAAN; translated from the coding sequence ATGAGTACGAACGTCCTGCGCACCGCCGACGGCTGGTGGGCGGTCCTCGGTGACCGCGCCGTCCCCGTCGAGACCAAGGCCGCCACCACCGCCGAGCTGCTGGCCGACCGCGACGCCGTACGAGAGGCGGCCCTCTCAGGCGAGGCGGGCACACCCGTCGCCGACCTGGCTGCCCTCTCACCGGTCACCACCCCCTGCCGGGTGGTCGCCCAGATGGTCAACTACCGCAGCCACGCCCGCGATTCGGGCTTCACCGGCGACATCCCGCCCGCCTTCTTCCGCAAGGCGTCCGGCTCGGTCAGCGGCCCCGGCGACGCCGTCGTCCGGCCGTCGCACGTGAAATTCCTCGACTACGAGATCGAGTTGGGCCTCGTCATGGGCGCGCCGCTGCCCGTCGGCACCGTCGTCGAGGAGCGGGACCTGCCGTCGTACGTCGCCGGGCTGGTGATCACCAACGACGTCAGCGCCCGTGAGGTGCAGCTGACCAAGACACAGTTCTACGAGAGCAAGTCGTACCCCACCTTCACGCCGACCGGTCCGTACCTGTCGTTGCTGGAGCCGGAGGACTTCGCCCATCTCCTGGACCTGCGGCTGAGGTTGAGTGTCAACGGCGAGCCGCGCCAGGACCGCACCCTGGCCGACATGATCGTCCGCCCGGCGCGGGCACTCACCCTGCTGGCCCGCTTCCAGACCCTGGACGCCGGCGATCTGCTGCTCACCGGCACCCCCGGCGGCACGGCCCTGAAGGCGCCGCCGAAGGCCGTCGAGAAGATCGGCGCGCTGCTGCCGCCCGCCGTGAAATGGAAGGCGTTCTTCAGGAGCCAGGCGAAGAACCCGCACTACCTGAATCCGGGCGACGTGATCACGGCGACGATCGCGACCCCCGACGGCCGCATCGACCTCGGCGAGCAGCGCACGCCCGTCGCGGCCGCGAACTGA
- a CDS encoding VOC family protein, translating to MSETRVDGDVITAHQNLHSAQGALRGEHPGRSRNPAIKVADLAWLEFEKPDLDRAEVFARDFGFGVAARTASELWLRGTFAGSPCMVIRRGRTSRFIGPAFRAAERGDLDRLARATGSSVRDADVPGGGKAVDLLDPSGFPVRVVHCAAPLPALPEQRPLLLNFGTDHRRTNATQRPPREPSRIQRLGHVVLETRVFGRALDWYLDTLGMIVSDFLFLDGQRGRGPTMAFIRCDLGGVPADHHTLAMHLGPGTGYVHSAYQVTDLDSIAAGGEYLKERGYKRSWGIGRHIQGSQLFDYWRDPDHFMLEHFADGDLFSCDVEPGWAPMSTSGLAQWGPPATRDFLGASPSPQRVRDVVEALRGDNEMDPARLFGLLKAAKS from the coding sequence ATGTCTGAAACACGCGTCGACGGGGACGTCATCACGGCCCACCAGAACCTCCACAGCGCGCAGGGCGCCCTGCGCGGCGAACACCCCGGCCGCTCCCGGAACCCCGCGATCAAGGTGGCCGACCTGGCCTGGCTGGAGTTCGAGAAGCCCGACCTGGACCGGGCGGAGGTCTTCGCCCGCGACTTCGGCTTCGGCGTCGCCGCCCGCACCGCGAGCGAGCTGTGGCTGCGCGGCACCTTCGCCGGCTCGCCCTGCATGGTGATCCGACGCGGCCGTACGTCCCGCTTCATCGGTCCGGCGTTCCGCGCCGCCGAGCGGGGCGACCTGGACCGGCTGGCCCGCGCCACCGGATCGTCCGTGCGGGACGCCGACGTTCCCGGCGGCGGCAAGGCGGTCGACCTGCTCGACCCGTCGGGCTTCCCGGTCCGGGTCGTGCACTGCGCCGCACCGCTTCCCGCACTGCCGGAACAGCGGCCACTGCTGCTCAACTTCGGCACGGATCACCGGCGTACCAACGCCACCCAGCGGCCGCCTCGGGAGCCGTCCCGCATCCAGCGGCTCGGCCATGTGGTGCTGGAGACGCGGGTGTTCGGCCGGGCCCTGGACTGGTACCTGGACACCCTCGGGATGATCGTGTCCGACTTCCTGTTCCTGGACGGGCAGCGCGGACGCGGTCCCACGATGGCGTTCATCCGCTGCGACCTCGGCGGCGTGCCGGCCGACCACCACACCCTGGCCATGCACCTCGGGCCGGGCACCGGATACGTCCACTCCGCCTACCAGGTCACCGATCTGGACTCCATCGCGGCCGGCGGCGAATACCTCAAGGAGCGCGGATACAAGCGCAGTTGGGGCATCGGCCGGCACATCCAGGGCAGTCAGCTCTTCGACTACTGGCGCGACCCCGACCACTTCATGCTGGAGCACTTCGCCGACGGCGACCTGTTCTCCTGCGACGTCGAGCCCGGCTGGGCGCCCATGTCGACCAGCGGCCTCGCCCAGTGGGGCCCGCCGGCCACCCGCGACTTCCTCGGCGCGAGCCCTTCCCCGCAGCGGGTCCGCGATGTCGTCGAGGCCCTGCGCGGCGACAACGAGATGGACCCGGCACGACTGTTCGGCCTGCTCAAGGCCGCCAAATCCTGA
- a CDS encoding TetR/AcrR family transcriptional regulator has product MSTSAPPSNRFERRRAETRRALVRAARQILAESGDTGASIQTIAERADVGFGSFYNHFDSKTELFEAAVADALEEFGQAFDEGLTGIDDPAELLAAGFRLSARMADSHPELMQVLRRRGLGHVHSANGLGRRALRDLQVGIASGRFAPLDPVVALSALGGTLLSLVELRFARPEVDGDEAAADLAEMVLRMLGLPADDAREIARRPLPDAA; this is encoded by the coding sequence ATGTCTACGTCAGCCCCGCCCAGCAACCGGTTCGAGCGGCGTCGTGCGGAGACCCGCAGGGCTCTCGTGCGAGCGGCCCGGCAGATCCTCGCCGAGAGCGGCGACACCGGCGCGAGCATCCAGACGATCGCCGAGCGCGCGGACGTCGGCTTCGGCTCCTTCTACAACCACTTCGACTCCAAGACGGAGCTGTTCGAGGCGGCGGTGGCCGACGCTCTTGAGGAGTTCGGCCAGGCGTTCGACGAGGGCCTGACGGGGATCGACGACCCGGCGGAGCTGCTTGCGGCCGGCTTCCGGCTGAGCGCGCGCATGGCCGACTCCCACCCGGAGCTGATGCAGGTCCTGCGCCGTCGCGGTCTCGGTCACGTCCACTCGGCCAACGGCCTGGGCCGCCGGGCACTGCGGGATCTCCAGGTCGGCATCGCCTCGGGCCGCTTCGCCCCCCTCGACCCCGTGGTCGCCCTGTCCGCACTGGGCGGCACCCTGCTGTCCCTGGTGGAGCTGCGTTTCGCCCGCCCCGAGGTGGACGGCGACGAGGCCGCGGCCGACCTCGCCGAGATGGTCCTGCGGATGCTGGGCCTGCCCGCGGACGACGCCCGCGAGATCGCCCGACGCCCCTTGCCCGACGCCGCCTGA
- a CDS encoding LmeA family phospholipid-binding protein, whose amino-acid sequence MYQSHRDKEYVGEPYYGDGSVYASPPARTRRRMIITAASLVALLVGGVSVDRIAAAHAESRTAEAFQDGMGTADRPSVHVRGFPVLNQLAAGSLDHVDLTAHDIPADGTTRPLPVTRLTVGMDGLKTSGSADEAHADGVTATAFLSYADVSSALGVRVSPGDGPGRVDATASLPFVGDVTVSAAVSAADGNRLAFTDVRAEQGEPPPPLRSLLDKALDEPIPLRNVPEGLRLRSVTTTEDGIDARFTGRSVTFHPDSSSA is encoded by the coding sequence ATGTACCAGTCCCACCGCGACAAGGAGTACGTCGGCGAGCCCTACTACGGCGACGGCTCCGTATACGCGAGCCCTCCGGCCCGGACCAGGCGGCGCATGATCATCACCGCCGCGTCCCTGGTGGCCCTGCTGGTCGGCGGAGTCTCGGTCGACCGGATCGCCGCGGCTCACGCGGAGAGCCGTACGGCCGAGGCGTTCCAGGACGGCATGGGAACCGCCGATCGGCCGTCGGTGCACGTCAGGGGCTTTCCCGTACTGAACCAACTGGCCGCGGGCAGCCTGGACCATGTCGACCTGACCGCCCACGACATTCCGGCCGACGGCACCACCCGGCCGCTCCCGGTGACGAGGCTGACGGTCGGGATGGACGGGCTGAAGACCTCGGGGAGCGCCGACGAGGCTCACGCGGACGGCGTCACGGCGACCGCGTTCCTGTCGTACGCGGACGTGTCGAGCGCGCTCGGCGTGCGGGTGTCACCCGGGGACGGGCCCGGCCGGGTCGACGCGACCGCGAGTCTGCCGTTCGTCGGCGACGTGACCGTGAGCGCGGCCGTCTCGGCGGCCGACGGCAACCGTCTCGCCTTCACGGACGTACGCGCGGAGCAGGGTGAACCGCCCCCTCCGCTGAGATCACTGCTCGACAAGGCCCTGGACGAGCCCATTCCGCTGCGGAACGTGCCCGAAGGGCTCCGGCTGCGGTCGGTCACCACCACCGAGGACGGGATCGACGCCCGCTTCACGGGCCGCTCGGTCACGTTCCACCCGGACTCGTCGTCCGCGTGA
- a CDS encoding TetR/AcrR family transcriptional regulator encodes MIHAHLAAAPERSRALLTRARILEAARQELGRDPDSSLGDIAEAAGVVRRTVYGHFNGRAALMEGLVEEATWALRQALAAPRAPTADAVTELARFVLAVWPVGDRHRILLRLAPQDLGADRPAEVPAPARDMAEAIIGRGQRQGAFQTGIPPVVLTRALEGHLLGLLDCVNSEAWSDDGTGTATAALIAMGVAGDSAAACVHGLVHPAGDAA; translated from the coding sequence ATGATCCACGCACACCTGGCAGCCGCCCCGGAACGCAGCCGCGCCCTGCTCACGCGGGCCCGCATCCTGGAGGCGGCCCGGCAGGAACTCGGGCGCGACCCCGACAGCAGCCTCGGTGACATCGCCGAGGCGGCAGGGGTGGTACGCCGTACGGTTTACGGCCACTTCAACGGCCGGGCCGCACTGATGGAGGGGCTGGTGGAGGAGGCCACGTGGGCCTTGCGGCAGGCGCTCGCGGCCCCGCGCGCACCGACCGCGGACGCCGTCACGGAGCTGGCGCGCTTCGTCCTCGCGGTGTGGCCCGTCGGAGATCGCCACCGCATCCTGCTCCGCCTCGCTCCCCAGGACCTCGGGGCCGATCGGCCGGCTGAAGTCCCGGCCCCCGCGCGGGACATGGCGGAGGCGATCATCGGCCGGGGGCAACGGCAGGGCGCCTTCCAGACCGGCATCCCCCCGGTCGTCCTGACCCGGGCGCTGGAGGGGCACCTGCTGGGGCTTCTCGACTGCGTGAACAGCGAGGCCTGGAGTGACGACGGCACCGGCACCGCGACCGCCGCCCTGATCGCGATGGGCGTGGCCGGAGACAGCGCCGCGGCGTGCGTCCACGGACTCGTCCACCCCGCGGGCGACGCCGCGTAG
- a CDS encoding MFS transporter — MPLFPNTPVEKMTEPYHRRWWALLVLCLSLLIVVMANTSLIVAAPDMTKDLGLSSSDLQWVIDGYTVPYAALMLVLGAIGDKYSRRGALVLGLLIFAGGSVMGGLVDETNLVITARAIMGVGAAVVMPATLSLLVAIFPRAERAKAITAWSATSGLAIAAGPLTAGWLLENHAWGSTFLMNVPLAVLGVVGALLLVPPSKAEDMGRIDYVGGLLSIVSVGSLVYATIEGPHFGWGTGPITAAVVAGVGLLAFVAWELKHPNPMLNVRKFAERPFSGSMLAVLFFFFGTFGSIYYSTQFLQFVLGYDALETGIRLLPLAGAVFVGAAVTGKLAPKLGVKTVVGSGMVIGTVGVFLLTRIDSGSAYTDFLAPLLLLGFAIGLSLSPATDTIMGSFPESELGVGGGANDTALELGASLGIAILGSLLATSYKDKLTDLAGGHLPAEAMDVAKDSVGGGIAVAEQVAKNPQGGAEQAQTLLGAVHESFAHAIAHTSLIGGIIMAVGTLIVVAVLPGRGHTTRHGEEEATPATEEQAETMGA, encoded by the coding sequence ATGCCGCTCTTTCCGAACACACCCGTCGAGAAGATGACGGAGCCCTACCACCGCCGCTGGTGGGCCCTGCTGGTTCTGTGTCTGAGCCTGCTGATCGTCGTCATGGCGAACACGTCACTGATCGTGGCCGCCCCCGACATGACCAAGGACCTCGGGCTGAGCAGCAGCGACCTGCAGTGGGTCATCGACGGCTACACCGTCCCCTACGCCGCGCTGATGCTGGTGCTGGGCGCGATCGGCGACAAGTACAGCCGCCGTGGCGCCCTCGTCCTCGGCCTGCTGATCTTCGCCGGAGGCTCGGTGATGGGCGGCCTGGTCGACGAGACGAACCTCGTCATCACGGCCCGCGCGATCATGGGGGTCGGCGCCGCCGTCGTCATGCCGGCCACCCTCTCGCTGCTGGTCGCGATCTTCCCGCGCGCCGAGCGCGCCAAGGCGATCACCGCCTGGTCCGCGACCTCCGGTCTCGCCATCGCCGCCGGTCCACTGACCGCCGGCTGGCTGCTGGAGAACCACGCCTGGGGCTCGACGTTCCTGATGAACGTCCCCCTGGCCGTCCTCGGCGTCGTCGGCGCGCTGCTGCTCGTACCGCCGTCGAAGGCGGAGGACATGGGCCGGATCGACTACGTCGGCGGTCTGCTGTCGATCGTCTCGGTCGGCTCCCTGGTCTACGCGACCATCGAGGGCCCGCACTTCGGCTGGGGCACCGGCCCGATCACCGCGGCCGTCGTCGCCGGTGTGGGCCTGCTGGCCTTCGTCGCCTGGGAGTTGAAGCACCCCAACCCCATGCTGAACGTGCGCAAGTTCGCCGAGCGTCCCTTCAGCGGCTCGATGCTCGCGGTGCTGTTCTTCTTCTTCGGCACCTTCGGCTCGATCTACTACTCCACCCAGTTCCTGCAGTTCGTCCTCGGCTACGACGCCCTGGAGACCGGCATCCGCCTGCTGCCGCTGGCCGGAGCCGTCTTCGTCGGCGCCGCCGTCACCGGCAAGCTGGCTCCGAAGCTCGGTGTGAAGACCGTGGTGGGCAGCGGCATGGTGATCGGCACCGTGGGCGTCTTCCTGCTCACCCGGATCGACTCCGGCTCCGCCTACACCGACTTCCTGGCCCCGCTGCTGCTGCTCGGCTTCGCCATCGGCCTGAGCCTGTCCCCGGCCACCGACACCATCATGGGCTCCTTCCCCGAGTCGGAACTGGGCGTCGGCGGCGGCGCCAACGACACCGCCCTGGAACTCGGCGCCTCGCTGGGCATCGCCATCCTCGGCTCGCTGCTCGCCACGTCCTACAAGGACAAGCTCACCGACCTGGCCGGCGGCCACCTCCCGGCCGAGGCCATGGACGTCGCCAAGGACTCCGTCGGCGGTGGCATCGCGGTCGCCGAGCAGGTCGCCAAGAACCCCCAGGGCGGTGCCGAGCAGGCCCAGACCCTGCTCGGAGCGGTCCACGAGTCCTTCGCCCACGCCATCGCCCACACCAGCCTCATCGGCGGCATCATCATGGCCGTCGGAACCCTGATCGTCGTCGCCGTCCTGCCCGGCCGGGGGCACACCACCAGGCACGGTGAGGAAGAAGCGACGCCGGCGACCGAGGAGCAGGCCGAGACCATGGGCGCCTGA
- a CDS encoding Stk1 family PASTA domain-containing Ser/Thr kinase, translated as MNFGGPDDLAFPQPAPVALLGDRYELRLLLGSGGMAEVHLAHDLRLDRGVAVKTPRTDLAHDPALQERFRREAQSTASLNHPAIAAVYDTGEHISYGAQLPYLVMEYVDGMTLREALHSGPPLTVERALEVTADVLEALAHSHQHGIVHRDIKPANVMVTWSGQVKVMDFGIARDARDVSMTQTSMVIGTAQYISPEQAMGHAIDARSDLYSVGCLLYELLTLRTPFTGDSPMAVMYQHVQEEPRPPSLYNPEVGPQVDAIVLRALSKDPAYRYQSAREMHADVEACLVARTVPDGGFDGGDEEPDGDDAAEKGRRRGGAALIGTGVAVVVVALALGWFVFGRGTADDGKADVPDLVGQTLAEARRTADNVGLTLTVTKQEPCADQPKGHVCEQTPLDGRLDKGEAVSVIVSTGAPKAEVPDVTDKDEDDASRILEDKGFKVKLRHKVSTEDAGTVLEQDPAGGESVEKGTEITLTVAKEAEKATVPDLTGSTLGEARKLLAEHDLELGDTTEVESSAEAGTVVGQSITAGDEVEPGSSVGVRIAKSVRTVRIPADIIGKTLGEVQNELGGLGLQVTVASGYSQASDAVVTSSTPAAGSEVEEGSTVVVVTEEAQDAPSDDGTPADDTATTPEATPGATDGGQ; from the coding sequence ATGAACTTCGGCGGACCAGACGATCTGGCCTTCCCCCAGCCCGCGCCGGTGGCGCTCCTCGGCGACAGGTACGAACTGCGGCTGCTGCTCGGCTCCGGAGGCATGGCCGAGGTGCATCTCGCGCACGATCTCCGACTCGACCGCGGCGTCGCGGTGAAGACTCCGCGCACCGACCTCGCCCACGATCCGGCACTCCAGGAGCGGTTCCGGCGGGAGGCCCAGTCCACCGCCTCGCTCAACCACCCGGCCATCGCCGCCGTCTACGACACGGGCGAACACATCTCGTACGGGGCGCAGTTGCCGTACCTCGTGATGGAGTACGTCGACGGCATGACCCTGCGCGAGGCCCTGCACTCCGGGCCACCGCTGACCGTCGAACGCGCCTTGGAGGTGACGGCGGACGTCCTGGAGGCGCTCGCGCACTCCCACCAGCACGGCATCGTGCACCGGGACATCAAGCCGGCCAACGTCATGGTGACCTGGTCCGGTCAGGTGAAGGTCATGGACTTCGGCATCGCCCGTGACGCACGGGACGTCAGCATGACCCAGACCTCCATGGTGATCGGCACCGCACAGTACATCTCCCCGGAGCAGGCGATGGGACACGCCATCGACGCCCGCTCCGACCTGTACTCGGTGGGCTGCCTTCTGTACGAACTCCTCACCCTGCGCACGCCGTTCACCGGTGATTCGCCGATGGCGGTGATGTACCAGCACGTCCAGGAGGAGCCACGGCCGCCGAGCCTCTACAACCCCGAGGTGGGCCCGCAGGTCGACGCGATCGTCCTGCGGGCACTGTCGAAGGACCCCGCGTATCGCTACCAGTCCGCGCGGGAGATGCACGCCGACGTCGAGGCGTGCCTCGTGGCGCGAACCGTCCCGGACGGGGGGTTCGACGGCGGCGACGAGGAGCCCGACGGCGATGACGCGGCGGAGAAGGGCCGCCGCAGAGGCGGTGCCGCGCTGATCGGGACGGGTGTCGCGGTCGTCGTCGTGGCGCTCGCGCTCGGCTGGTTCGTGTTCGGGCGCGGTACGGCCGACGACGGCAAGGCGGACGTACCCGATCTCGTCGGCCAGACCCTGGCGGAGGCCCGGCGCACGGCGGACAACGTCGGACTCACGCTCACCGTGACCAAGCAGGAGCCCTGCGCGGACCAGCCCAAGGGGCACGTCTGCGAGCAGACCCCGCTGGACGGCCGGCTCGACAAGGGAGAGGCGGTGTCGGTCATCGTCTCCACCGGCGCGCCGAAGGCCGAGGTGCCGGACGTCACGGACAAGGACGAGGACGACGCGTCCCGCATCCTGGAGGACAAGGGCTTCAAGGTGAAGCTCCGGCACAAGGTGTCCACCGAGGACGCCGGGACCGTCCTGGAGCAGGATCCGGCAGGCGGCGAGAGCGTCGAGAAGGGCACCGAGATCACGCTCACGGTGGCCAAGGAGGCCGAGAAGGCCACGGTTCCCGACCTCACCGGCAGCACCCTGGGCGAGGCCCGCAAGCTGCTCGCCGAGCACGACCTCGAGCTGGGCGACACCACCGAGGTGGAAAGCAGCGCGGAGGCCGGTACCGTCGTCGGACAGAGCATCACCGCGGGAGATGAGGTCGAGCCCGGTTCGTCGGTCGGTGTCCGGATCGCCAAGTCGGTGCGGACCGTGCGGATTCCGGCGGACATCATCGGCAAGACCCTGGGGGAGGTCCAGAACGAACTGGGTGGCCTCGGCCTCCAGGTGACCGTCGCCTCCGGGTACTCCCAGGCTTCCGACGCCGTGGTCACCTCCAGCACCCCGGCGGCCGGGAGCGAGGTCGAGGAGGGCAGCACGGTGGTCGTCGTCACCGAGGAGGCCCAGGACGCGCCGTCGGACGACGGGACACCCGCCGACGACACGGCGACGACGCCGGAGGCGACGCCAGGTGCGACGGACGGCGGCCAGTGA
- a CDS encoding TetR/AcrR family transcriptional regulator yields MARSILRPGFFEVPFVSPPVGRVPQRRNARSNRARILATARQELGRNPDITLEELARASGVVRRTLFGHFPGRAALLDALAEEATEALQAAVAAGTGETEPADRALAHFTLALWPVGDRYRMLLALARRDLGMDRVAGILEPARVRVTAIVEQGQRDGIFHSHLPAPVLSAGLEAMTVALLEEVNTGALEDDGTRVAVTTLIAAGVPEKRAQSVVDEVAAAEG; encoded by the coding sequence ATGGCGAGGTCCATTCTCCGCCCTGGCTTCTTCGAGGTTCCTTTCGTGTCTCCGCCCGTCGGCCGTGTGCCCCAGCGACGCAACGCACGGTCCAACCGGGCCCGCATCCTGGCCACCGCTCGCCAGGAGCTCGGGCGGAATCCCGACATCACCCTGGAGGAACTTGCCCGCGCCTCCGGTGTCGTGCGGCGCACGCTGTTCGGGCACTTCCCCGGCCGGGCGGCGCTGCTGGACGCGCTGGCCGAGGAGGCCACCGAGGCGCTTCAGGCCGCCGTCGCGGCCGGCACGGGGGAAACGGAGCCGGCCGACCGGGCGCTCGCCCACTTCACGTTGGCGCTCTGGCCCGTGGGCGACCGCTACCGGATGCTCCTGGCGCTGGCCCGGCGGGACCTCGGCATGGACCGGGTCGCCGGGATCCTGGAACCGGCCCGGGTCAGGGTCACGGCCATCGTGGAGCAGGGACAACGGGACGGGATCTTCCACTCCCACCTGCCGGCCCCGGTGCTGAGCGCCGGCCTGGAGGCGATGACGGTCGCCCTGCTGGAAGAGGTCAACACCGGGGCGCTGGAGGACGACGGCACCCGGGTGGCCGTCACCACGCTCATCGCGGCCGGTGTGCCGGAGAAGCGGGCGCAGAGCGTCGTCGACGAGGTGGCCGCCGCCGAGGGGTGA